The following proteins come from a genomic window of Sardina pilchardus chromosome 1, fSarPil1.1, whole genome shotgun sequence:
- the LOC134077510 gene encoding NACHT, LRR and PYD domains-containing protein 3-like → MSVSQEREEAAGPSKTPRPESAAHSCVQQSSKATHSGGGPQIHRPPSPVPSCVSMKSDQSKGNMPFFSSEPVPSGLDPQIHRPPSPVPSCLSMKSDQSKGNMPLFSSEPVPSVLDPQIHRPPSPVPSCLSMKSDQSKGNMPFFSSEPVPSVLDPQTHRPPSPVPSCLSMKSDQSKGNMPFFSSEPVPSGLDPQIHRPPSPVPSCLSMKSDQSKGNMPLFSSEPVPSVLDPQIHRPPSPVPSCLSMKSDQSKGNMPFFSSEPVPSGLDPQIHRPPSPVPSCVSMKSDQSKGNMPFFSSEPVPSVLELRADLTQDLGPRRHLHTGHTPGRKRELDEDLRRVIKNHKASLERRFENISEGIIKPGAEILLNKIYTELYITGGESEGVNKEHEVWQVESASRFQSTEDIPINCNDIFKPLLGQEKHIRTVMTKGVAGIGKTVSVQKFILDWTDGVANQDIDFMFPLSFRELNLVRGDQYSLHRLLLDFHPELKKLNDAEGYKDCQVVFIFDGLDESRLTLDLEQNSELSDVKQPSSVDVLMTSLFQGTLLPSALIWITSRPAAASQIPAQYINLITEVRGFSDPQKEEYFKKRISDESHANSIISHMKASRSLHIMCHIPVFCWIAATVLQQMLEMNIEDIPKTLTEMFIHFLLIQTTRQDQKYQSGSEKGTKKLLKSQRKILLKLAELAFKSLESGNLIFYEKDLKECGIDVSEASVYSGMCTEIFKTESVESQKKKVYCFVHLSVQEFLAAVFVFHSYLAKKRKALKCFLREKERDELNPSFFSNVLSAFGGQTQDNLHVLLKSAVDKALESQNGHLDLFLRFLMGISLERNHTLLQGLLSNTHNSSNSIKEICQYMKELNREGLSPERCINLFHCLFEMNDDSMHKEIQTYLSSPKNITQELSPAHCSALAHMLLMSEEVLDEIELKKYNTSDEGRRRLLPAVRCCRKARLAKCILSEKSCGIVATALQSPNSLIELDLSHNHLGDSGVQFLSKGLPSPHCKLQTLRLAECKLSEKSCEIVATALQSPNSLIELDLSHNHLGDSGVHLLSKGLPSPHCKLQTLRLAECKLSEKSCEIVATALQSPNSLIELDLSHNHLGDSGVHLLSKGLPSPHCKLQTLRLSQCGISDEGYVCLALALMLNPSCVKELDVNNNHPGELFHSM, encoded by the exons ATGAGTgtctctcaggagagagaggaggctgcaggtCCCAGTAAAACACCCAGACCAGAGTCTgcagcacacagctgtgtgcaaCAAAGCAGCAAAGCAACACACTCTGGTGGAGG cccacagatacacagacctccatctccagtgcccagctgtgtgtccatgaagagtgatcagTCCAAGGGTAATATGCCCTTCTTCAGCAGTGAACCAGTTCCATCAGGTCTAGA cccacagatacacagacctccatctccagtgcccagctgtttgtccatgaagagtgatcagTCCAAGGGTAATATGCCCCTCTTCAGCAGTGAACCAGTTCCATCAGTTCTAGA cccacagatacacagacctccatctccagtgcccagctgtttgtccatgaagagtgatcagTCCAAGGGTAATATGCCCTTCTTCAGCAGTGAACCAGTTCCATCAGTTCTAGA cccacagacacacagacctccatctccagtgcccagctgtttgtccatgaagagtgatcagTCCAAGGGTAATATGCCCTTCTTCAGCAGTGAACCAGTTCCATCAGGTCTAGA cccacagatacacagacctccatctccagtgcccagctgtttgtccatgaagagtgatcagTCCAAGGGTAATATGCCCCTCTTCAGCAGTGAACCAGTTCCATCAGTTCTAGA cccacagatacacagacctccatctccagtgcccagctgtttgtccatgaagagtgatcagTCCAAGGGTAATATGCCCTTCTTCAGCAGTGAACCAGTTCCATCAGGTCTAGA cccacagatacacagacctccatctccagtgcccagctgtgtgtccatgaagagtgatcagTCCAAGGGTAATATGCCCTTCTTCAGCAGTGAACCAGTTCCATCAGTTCTAGA GTTAAGGGCTGACCTGACCCAGGATCTAGGACCCAGGAGACACCTGCACACTGGACATACACCAGGCAGAAAGAGGGAACTAG ATGAGGACCTGAGGAGAGTTATAAAGAATCACAAAGCCAGTCTAGagaggaggtttgagaacatctctgaaggcatcatcaaaccaggagctgagatactcctcaataagatctacacagagctctacataacaggaggagagagtgaaggggtgaataaggaacatgaggtttggcaggtagagtcagcatcCAGATTTCAATCCACAGAGGACATACCAATCAACTGCAAcgacatcttcaagcccttactTGGACAGGAGAAGCACATCAGAACTGTGATGACCAAAGGTGTTGCTGGTATTGGAAAAACTGTCTCAGTTCAGAAGTTCATTCTTGATTGGACAGATGGGGTAGCCAATCAGGATATAGATTTTatgtttcccctttctttccGTGAGCTTAATTTAGTCAGGGGTGATCAGTATagtcttcacaggctcctgcttgacttccaccctgagctgAAGAAGCTGAATGATGCTGAAGGATATAAAGACTGTCAggttgtgttcatctttgatggtttggATGAGAGTCGGTTGACTCTGGACCTGGAGCAGAACAGTGAGTTGTCTGATGTGAAACAACCATCATCAGTGGATGTTCTGATGACGAGCCTCTTTCAGggaactctgcttccctctgcactcatctggataacctcacgaccagcagcagccagtcagatTCCTGCTCAGTATATCAACCTGATAACAGAAGTACGAGGATTCAGTGACCCACAGAAAGAAGAGTACTTCAAGAAGAGAATCAGTGATGAGAGTCATGCCAACAGTATCATCTCACACATGAAGGCATCCAGAAGTCTCCATattatgtgccacattccagtcttttGTTGGATTGCAGCTACTGTACTTCAGCAGATGCTGGAAATGAACATTGAAGACATTCCCAAAAcactgactgagatgttcatacacttctTGCTCATCCAAACCACAAGACAGGATCAGAAGTATCAGAGTGGATCTGAAAAAGGTACAAAGAAACTACTCAAATCTCAGAGGAAAATTTTACTGAAGCTGGCAGAACTGGCTTTCAAGAGTCTAGAGAGTGGCAATCTCATTTTTTATGAGAAAGACCTGAAAGAGTGTGGtattgatgtcagtgaagcttcagtgtactctggcatgtgcactgagatcttcaagACAGAATCTGTGGAATCTCAAAAGAagaaggtctactgctttgtgcatctgagtgtccaggagtttctggcagcggtgtttgtgtttcactcaTATTTGGCTAAGAAACGTAAGGCATTGAAATGCTTCCTCCGTGAAAAGGAAAGAGATGAACTCAATCCATCATTTTTTTCTAATGTTTTATCAGCATTTGGAGGACAAACTCAAGACAACTTACATGTTTTATTGAAGAGTGCAGTTGATAAGGCTTTGGAGAGCCAGAACGGACACCTGGATCTCTTCCTTCGCTTCCTTATGGGCATTTCTCTGGAGAGAAATCACACACTTCTGCAAGGTCtactgagcaacacacacaacagctcaaATAGTATCAAGGAAATATGTCAGTACATGAAGGAGCTCAACAGAGAAGGTCTCTCTCCTGAACGATGCATCAATCTTTTccactgcttatttgaaatgaatgatgatTCCATGCACAAAGAAATTCAGACATACTTGTCATCACCAAAGAACATCACCCAGGAGCTTTCTCCTgcccactgttcagcactggcccacatgcttctgatgtctgaggaggtgctggatgagATTGAGCTAaagaaatacaacacatcaGATGAGGGACGTAGGAGACTGCTCCCAGCTGTGAGGTGCTGCAGAAAGGCACG acttgctaaATGCATACTCTCtgagaagtcctgtggaattgtaGCTACtgctctacagtcaccaaactccctgatagagctggacctgagtcacaatcacctgggagattctggagtccaatttctctctaagggactgcctagtccccactgcaaactgcagaccttaag acttgctgaatgcaaactctcagagaagtcctgtgaaaTTGTGGCTACtgctctacagtcaccaaactccctgatagagctggacctgagtcacaatcacctgggagattctggagtccatcttctctctaagggactgcctagtccccactgcaaactgcagaccttaag acttgctgaatgcaaactctcagagaagtcctgtgaaaTTGTGGCTACtgctctacagtcaccaaactccctgatagagctggacctgagtcacaatcacctgggagattctggagtccatcttctctctaagggactgcctagtccccactgcaaactgcagaccttaag gctcagtcAGTGTGGTATCTCAGATGAAGGTTATGtgtgtctggctctggctctgatgttaaacccctcctgtgtgaaagagctggatgtgaacaacaatcatcctggagaat TATTCCACAGTATGTGA